A portion of the Polaribacter cellanae genome contains these proteins:
- a CDS encoding T9SS type A sorting domain-containing protein encodes MKKINFLMFCMLISGTIWSQDFYVASGEEVTTLPGSVLYAGNDASVAGVLTIESNATLSGSFIVKNNATGNITYKRYVPDVDWHLISAPVATYGVSNFIADATNSLAQGSTSGNYGVSYYKNTNTSGKRWTYYNTSPTKENQETLTNFESGVGYGLKRTAAGDFTFTGSLADTDVVVPIPKASSGTNFWACIGNPYPSFIPANNSANTTTNVLKNNINKLDANFAFLYLWDGTTYKPLRHSDPALQLAPGQAFLVKAKSVNETFSFSKALQNHQNGTATFYRTSNTIPTVSLYLSNGAVNKTTTIEFLKEATTGLDVGYDAGAYRGDGEPNFSIDTHLVSDSKGIDFTIQSLPTSGLNTDTDMAIPLSVRAAANQELSFSVSANNLPKGVAVYLEDTQKKTFTKLSETSYKVTSSKKLNGIGRFFLHTSNNVLSAEDTLLANNLSLYKTENNTLKIVGLQTQSNTTLNMYSIVGKKIFASKFIANQKVKEIKLPTNLTTGVYIVNIVSKDGEYTKKLIIE; translated from the coding sequence ATGAAGAAAATTAACTTTTTAATGTTTTGTATGCTAATTTCAGGTACCATATGGTCTCAGGATTTTTATGTGGCTTCTGGAGAAGAGGTAACAACGCTACCTGGGAGTGTATTATATGCAGGTAATGATGCTTCTGTTGCAGGAGTTTTAACAATAGAGTCTAACGCAACACTTAGTGGATCTTTTATTGTTAAAAACAATGCAACAGGTAATATTACTTACAAGCGCTATGTGCCAGATGTAGATTGGCATTTAATCTCGGCACCAGTAGCAACGTATGGTGTTTCTAATTTTATTGCAGACGCTACTAATAGCTTAGCACAGGGTAGTACGTCTGGTAATTATGGGGTTTCGTATTATAAGAATACAAATACATCTGGAAAAAGATGGACTTATTACAACACCTCTCCAACGAAAGAGAATCAAGAAACTTTAACTAATTTTGAGTCCGGTGTTGGGTATGGTCTTAAAAGAACAGCTGCTGGCGATTTTACTTTTACAGGTTCTTTAGCCGATACAGATGTTGTAGTGCCAATACCTAAAGCTTCTAGTGGCACTAATTTTTGGGCATGTATTGGTAACCCTTATCCTTCTTTTATACCTGCGAATAACAGTGCCAATACAACTACAAATGTTTTAAAAAATAACATAAATAAGTTAGATGCAAATTTTGCTTTCTTATACTTGTGGGATGGTACTACATATAAACCATTAAGACATTCGGATCCAGCACTTCAGTTAGCTCCAGGACAAGCCTTTTTAGTAAAAGCAAAAAGTGTAAATGAAACGTTCTCTTTTTCTAAAGCTTTGCAGAATCACCAAAATGGTACAGCAACTTTTTACAGAACAAGCAATACCATACCAACAGTTTCTTTGTATTTATCTAACGGGGCTGTTAATAAAACGACAACCATAGAGTTTTTAAAAGAAGCCACTACAGGTTTAGATGTTGGTTATGATGCTGGAGCATATCGAGGAGATGGTGAACCTAATTTTTCTATAGATACGCATTTGGTATCTGATAGTAAAGGTATAGATTTTACAATACAGAGCTTGCCAACGAGTGGTTTAAATACGGATACTGATATGGCAATACCTTTATCTGTAAGAGCCGCAGCTAACCAAGAGTTAAGCTTTAGCGTTTCTGCTAATAATTTACCAAAAGGAGTCGCTGTTTATTTAGAAGATACACAAAAGAAGACTTTTACAAAATTATCAGAAACTTCTTATAAAGTAACATCCTCTAAAAAGCTAAATGGTATAGGTCGTTTTTTCTTACACACTTCTAATAACGTGTTAAGTGCAGAAGATACACTTTTAGCAAACAACCTAAGCCTTTATAAAACAGAAAACAATACACTTAAAATTGTTGGCTTGCAAACACAAAGTAATACAACGTTAAACATGTATAGTATTGTAGGTAAAAAGATATTTGCAAGTAAATTTATTGCAAATCAAAAAGTAAAAGAAATTAAACTACCAACAAATTTAACAACAGGAGTTTACATTGTAAACATTGTTTCAAAAGATGGAGAATACACTAAAAAGTTAATTATAGAATAA
- a CDS encoding LytR/AlgR family response regulator transcription factor, whose product MNTKIRTLIVEDDVMQVTLLKFLIKKYFPEIELVGEAVNSVNCIDLLLVKKPDLLLLDIHLGKEINTLEILSEIKDITCKIIIISSCESFAVKAINYFNVAGYIVKPVEIIELKNVISKVVKEFKIKKQCNILSNKISNELIAISTTKSIELLSVKDIIYLEADGKYTVFHLVSGKTRVVSKNLGEYEKILPKHIFFRIHHKYIVNLQNVININRADGNYCYLINGKSLSIAKRRQESLRNFLHL is encoded by the coding sequence ATGAATACAAAAATACGAACACTTATTGTAGAAGATGATGTTATGCAGGTTACACTCCTAAAATTTCTTATTAAGAAGTATTTTCCAGAAATAGAACTTGTTGGAGAAGCCGTAAATTCTGTAAATTGTATTGATCTTTTATTAGTAAAAAAACCAGATTTACTACTGTTAGATATTCATTTAGGTAAGGAAATAAACACGTTAGAAATTTTGTCAGAAATTAAAGACATTACTTGCAAAATTATAATTATAAGTTCTTGTGAATCTTTTGCTGTAAAAGCGATTAATTATTTTAATGTTGCAGGTTATATTGTAAAACCTGTAGAAATCATAGAATTAAAAAATGTAATTTCTAAAGTTGTGAAAGAATTTAAAATTAAAAAACAATGCAACATTCTATCAAATAAAATTTCAAACGAGTTGATAGCCATTTCTACCACTAAATCTATAGAGCTTTTATCGGTTAAAGATATTATTTATTTAGAAGCAGATGGTAAATACACTGTTTTTCATTTAGTTAGTGGTAAAACAAGAGTAGTTTCTAAAAATTTGGGAGAATATGAGAAAATTTTACCTAAGCACATTTTTTTTAGAATTCATCATAAATACATTGTCAACTTACAAAATGTAATAAATATTAACAGGGCAGATGGTAATTATTGTTATTTAATAAACGGCAAGTCTCTATCTATAGCAAAAAGAAGACAAGAATCTCTTCGTAATTTTTTACATTTATAA
- a CDS encoding methylmalonyl-CoA mutase family protein — protein MEQIKPYKPTHKVRIVTAAALFDGHDAAINIMRRIIQSTGVEVIHLGHDRSVEEVVNCAIQEDANAIAITSYQGGHNEYFKYMFDLLKEKGANHIKIFGGGGGVILPEEIKELMDYGITRIYAPDDGRELGLQGMINDLVMKSEIPSLTLPKGKGTQTPKICNEDGDWLLKLGNEKVLENLKNKDVNTIARLISLAENNHTDFETIFSPLGKLKGDFPVLGITGTGGAGKSSLVDELVRRFLIDFPEKTIGLISVDPSKRKTGGALLGDRIRMNAINNERVYMRSLATRQSNLALSKYVNEAIQVLKAAEFDLIILETSGIGQSDTEIIEHSDTSLYVMTPEFGAATQLEKIDMLDFADLVAINKFDKRGALDAIRDVKKQYMRNHNLWDIAMDEMPIFGTIASQFNDPGMNTLYKHIMDTLVEKTKADLKSSMKITKEMSEKIFVIPPSRVRYLSEIAENNRAYDKKVNNQVVVAQKLYGIYQTILSLGENVWSSAVETSLLTKSGLDEDEILKQVQIDEIPFVKLLLAQFEKVKLNFDPLNWEIILNWAEKVQQYKNPIYTFKVRDKEIKIQTHSESLSHSQIPKVALPKYQAWGDLLRWNLQENVPGEFPFTAGLYPFKRTGEDPTRMFAGEGGPERTNRRFHYVSLGMDAKRLSTAFDSVTLYGNDPGHRPDIYGKIGNAGVSICCLDDAKKLYSGFDLSHHMTSVSMTINGPAPMLLGFFMNAAIDQNCEKYIKEHKLEKQVEAKFKEIYDAKGLNRPVYQGKLPEGNNGLGLLLLGLTGDLVLPADVYQQIKKDTLAQVRGTVQADILKEDQAQNTCIFSTEFALRLMGDVQEYFIEKQVRNFYSVSISGYHIAEAGANPITQLALTLSNGFTYVEYYLSRGMDINKFGPNLSFFFSNGIDPEYSVIGRVARKIWAKAMKNKYGANSRAQMLKYHIQTSGRSLHAQEIDFNDIRTTLQALYAINDNCNSLHTNAYDEAITTPTEESVRRAMAIQLIINKELGLTKNENPIQGAFIIEELTDLVEEAVLKEFDRITERGGVLGAMETMYQRSKIQEESLYYETLKHNGKFPIIGVNTFLSSKGSPTVQPAEVIRATEEEKQFQIQTKELLNKANPNKVVEQIAILQEAAIQNENLFDKLMEATKVCSLGQITEALFKVGGQYRRNM, from the coding sequence ATGGAGCAAATAAAACCTTATAAACCTACACATAAAGTAAGAATTGTAACTGCAGCAGCATTATTTGACGGCCATGATGCCGCCATTAATATTATGCGTAGAATTATACAATCTACTGGGGTTGAAGTCATTCATTTAGGACATGATAGAAGTGTGGAAGAAGTCGTGAATTGCGCCATACAAGAAGATGCCAATGCAATTGCAATTACTTCTTATCAAGGAGGCCATAATGAGTATTTTAAATACATGTTCGATTTATTAAAAGAGAAAGGTGCAAATCACATCAAAATTTTTGGTGGTGGTGGAGGCGTAATTCTTCCTGAAGAAATTAAGGAATTAATGGATTATGGAATTACCCGAATTTATGCTCCAGATGATGGACGTGAGTTAGGTTTGCAAGGAATGATAAATGATCTTGTAATGAAATCTGAAATCCCATCCCTAACACTTCCCAAAGGGAAGGGAACTCAAACTCCTAAAATTTGTAATGAAGATGGAGATTGGTTGTTGAAGCTAGGAAATGAGAAAGTTTTAGAAAATTTAAAAAATAAAGACGTTAATACTATTGCAAGGTTAATTTCACTTGCAGAAAATAATCATACAGATTTCGAAACCATTTTTTCGCCTTTGGGAAAATTAAAAGGAGATTTTCCAGTTCTAGGAATCACAGGAACTGGTGGCGCTGGAAAATCTTCTTTGGTAGATGAGTTAGTTCGTCGGTTTTTAATAGATTTTCCCGAAAAAACAATCGGTTTAATTTCTGTAGATCCATCTAAAAGAAAAACAGGTGGTGCGCTTTTGGGCGATAGAATTCGCATGAATGCCATTAATAACGAACGTGTTTACATGCGTTCTTTGGCTACTCGTCAATCTAATCTCGCCTTGTCTAAATATGTAAATGAAGCGATTCAGGTTTTAAAAGCTGCTGAATTCGATTTGATCATTTTAGAAACTTCTGGAATTGGGCAATCTGATACCGAAATTATAGAACATTCAGATACTTCTTTATATGTGATGACGCCAGAATTTGGTGCTGCAACGCAGTTAGAAAAAATTGATATGTTAGATTTTGCAGATTTAGTTGCCATTAACAAGTTCGATAAACGCGGCGCTTTGGATGCCATTCGTGATGTAAAAAAACAATACATGCGCAACCATAATTTGTGGGATATTGCTATGGATGAAATGCCTATTTTTGGCACAATTGCATCACAATTTAACGATCCAGGAATGAATACGTTGTACAAACATATTATGGATACCTTGGTAGAAAAAACAAAGGCAGATTTAAAATCGTCGATGAAAATTACCAAAGAAATGTCTGAAAAAATCTTTGTCATTCCACCAAGTAGAGTTCGTTATTTGTCTGAAATTGCAGAAAATAATAGAGCGTATGATAAAAAAGTTAACAATCAAGTTGTGGTTGCTCAAAAATTATATGGAATTTATCAAACCATTTTATCTTTAGGTGAAAATGTCTGGTCGAGCGCAGTTGAAACCTCATTATTAACTAAAAGTGGTTTAGATGAAGACGAGATTTTGAAACAAGTTCAGATTGACGAAATTCCTTTCGTAAAATTACTTTTAGCACAATTCGAAAAAGTAAAACTGAATTTCGATCCATTAAATTGGGAAATTATTTTAAACTGGGCAGAAAAAGTTCAGCAATATAAAAACCCTATTTATACATTTAAAGTTCGTGATAAAGAGATTAAGATACAAACTCATAGCGAGTCGCTGTCTCATTCTCAAATCCCAAAAGTTGCCTTGCCAAAATATCAGGCTTGGGGAGATTTATTACGTTGGAATTTACAAGAAAATGTGCCTGGAGAATTTCCTTTTACTGCAGGATTATATCCTTTTAAAAGAACTGGTGAAGATCCAACAAGAATGTTTGCTGGTGAAGGTGGTCCAGAAAGAACCAACAGAAGATTCCATTATGTAAGTTTAGGAATGGATGCAAAACGTCTTTCCACTGCTTTCGATTCTGTTACTCTATATGGAAATGATCCTGGACACAGACCCGATATTTATGGGAAAATTGGAAACGCTGGTGTTTCTATTTGCTGTTTAGACGATGCCAAAAAACTGTACTCTGGTTTCGATTTAAGCCACCATATGACCTCTGTTTCTATGACCATAAATGGTCCAGCACCCATGTTGTTAGGCTTTTTTATGAATGCTGCCATTGACCAAAATTGCGAGAAATATATTAAAGAACACAAATTAGAAAAACAAGTCGAAGCAAAATTTAAAGAAATTTACGATGCTAAAGGTTTAAACAGACCCGTTTATCAAGGAAAATTACCTGAAGGAAATAATGGTTTAGGTTTACTATTGTTAGGTTTAACTGGAGATTTGGTTTTACCTGCGGATGTATATCAACAAATAAAAAAAGATACTTTAGCGCAAGTTAGAGGAACAGTACAAGCGGATATTTTAAAGGAAGATCAAGCGCAAAATACCTGTATTTTCTCTACAGAATTCGCTTTAAGGTTAATGGGAGATGTGCAAGAATATTTCATCGAAAAACAAGTACGAAACTTTTATTCGGTTTCTATTTCTGGCTATCATATTGCAGAAGCTGGTGCAAACCCAATTACACAATTGGCATTAACATTATCTAACGGATTTACGTATGTAGAATATTATTTAAGTCGTGGAATGGATATTAATAAATTCGGACCCAACTTATCTTTCTTCTTTTCCAACGGAATTGACCCAGAATATTCTGTAATTGGACGAGTGGCTCGTAAAATTTGGGCAAAAGCGATGAAAAATAAATACGGAGCCAACTCCAGAGCACAAATGTTAAAGTACCATATACAAACTTCTGGGCGTTCTTTACACGCACAAGAAATTGATTTTAATGATATTAGAACCACACTACAAGCTTTGTATGCCATTAACGATAATTGTAATTCTTTACATACAAATGCGTATGATGAAGCCATTACAACCCCTACTGAAGAATCTGTAAGAAGAGCCATGGCAATTCAATTGATTATTAATAAAGAATTAGGATTAACGAAGAACGAAAACCCAATTCAAGGTGCATTTATTATTGAAGAATTAACGGATTTAGTAGAGGAAGCAGTTTTAAAAGAGTTCGATAGAATTACAGAAAGAGGAGGCGTTTTAGGAGCGATGGAAACCATGTATCAACGTTCTAAAATACAAGAAGAAAGCTTGTATTATGAAACATTGAAACACAATGGAAAATTTCCAATTATTGGTGTAAATACATTTTTAAGTTCTAAAGGTTCGCCTACAGTGCAACCTGCAGAAGTAATTCGTGCTACTGAAGAAGAGAAGCAATTCCAAATTCAGACAAAAGAATTACTGAACAAAGCAAATCCTAATAAGGTTGTAGAACAAATTGCTATTTTACAAGAAGCGGCAATTCAAAATGAAAACTTATTTGACAAATTAATGGAAGCCACTAAAGTTTGTTCTTTAGGGCAAATTACGGAAGCTTTGTTTAAAGTTGGTGGGCAATATAGGAGAAACATGTAA
- a CDS encoding IS110 family transposase: MDKVIKQVVGIDVSCKKFDVCFQEQTQTGSLSIKGTRSFSNDLKGFKDYLIWFSKRKKEVYLVHIMEATGVYHENLCYFLFEQQEKVSVQLAQKIKYFGKSLHQKTKTDKADAKLIALFGFSFSVALWEPISEHFQAIKDLCRMLSQLKKSKSATQSQLHAFESKHGVLEEVLTIMNKLLVQQEDSINECEKEIKLWVSKDKDLEEKINRITAIKGIQMLTVVKLLAETDGFRKCSSIRKLVSYAGLDVVENQSGTKSGRTRISKKGNSHIREALYMPALCASRFDQRMKTFYKRLNEKQNTKKQGVIAVMRKLLIVIYTLWKNEQQYNPEYQWK; this comes from the coding sequence ATGGACAAAGTAATTAAACAAGTAGTAGGCATTGATGTTTCTTGTAAGAAATTTGATGTATGTTTTCAAGAGCAAACACAAACAGGAAGTTTAAGTATTAAAGGCACACGTAGTTTTAGTAATGATCTAAAAGGCTTTAAAGACTATTTAATATGGTTTTCTAAACGTAAAAAGGAAGTTTATTTAGTTCATATTATGGAGGCTACAGGTGTTTATCATGAGAATTTATGTTATTTCTTATTTGAACAGCAAGAAAAAGTAAGTGTACAATTAGCACAAAAGATAAAATATTTTGGAAAAAGTTTACATCAAAAAACAAAAACAGATAAAGCTGATGCTAAATTAATCGCTCTTTTTGGGTTTTCATTTTCAGTAGCATTATGGGAACCAATTAGTGAACATTTTCAAGCCATAAAAGACTTGTGTAGAATGTTATCACAATTAAAAAAATCTAAATCTGCAACACAATCTCAATTGCATGCGTTTGAGAGTAAACACGGTGTTTTGGAAGAAGTGCTTACAATTATGAATAAGCTATTGGTTCAGCAAGAAGATAGTATAAATGAGTGTGAAAAAGAAATAAAATTATGGGTCTCAAAAGACAAAGATTTAGAAGAAAAAATTAATAGAATAACAGCAATTAAAGGCATTCAAATGCTTACTGTTGTTAAATTATTAGCAGAAACAGATGGTTTTAGAAAATGTAGTAGTATTCGTAAATTAGTCAGTTATGCTGGTTTAGATGTTGTAGAAAATCAATCTGGAACTAAATCAGGGCGAACTAGAATTTCAAAAAAAGGGAACTCGCATATAAGAGAAGCGTTGTATATGCCAGCACTTTGTGCTTCTAGATTTGATCAGAGAATGAAAACTTTCTATAAAAGATTAAATGAAAAACAAAATACTAAAAAACAAGGAGTTATTGCTGTGATGAGAAAACTATTAATTGTAATTTATACCTTATGGAAAAATGAGCAACAGTATAATCCAGAATATCAATGGAAATAA
- a CDS encoding sigma-70 family RNA polymerase sigma factor produces the protein MTTHKVWNTYHLDIQKFIISKVKNNTIADDLLQDTFLKIHTKLHTLKEDRKLKSWCFSIARNSILNYWRANNKTVEIASFESETTSEINTNKHTEEDCLRKILGNLPKKYRTPLFLSDIKGLKQQEVADQLNQTLSTTKSQIQRARKLIAQGFMDCCGFVMNEDGNLVGEIQDKEDCKVCN, from the coding sequence ATGACAACTCACAAAGTTTGGAATACGTATCATTTAGACATCCAAAAATTCATCATCAGCAAAGTAAAGAACAACACCATTGCTGATGATTTATTACAAGACACTTTTTTGAAAATTCATACAAAGCTACATACTTTAAAAGAAGATCGTAAATTAAAATCTTGGTGTTTCTCTATTGCCCGAAATTCAATATTAAACTATTGGCGAGCAAACAATAAAACTGTAGAAATTGCTAGTTTTGAAAGTGAAACTACTTCAGAAATTAATACAAATAAACATACTGAAGAAGATTGTTTGCGTAAAATTTTAGGTAATCTTCCTAAAAAATATAGAACTCCCCTATTTCTTTCCGATATAAAAGGATTGAAACAACAAGAAGTTGCAGACCAATTGAATCAAACTTTATCTACCACAAAATCTCAAATTCAGCGAGCGCGAAAACTAATCGCACAAGGTTTTATGGATTGTTGCGGTTTTGTAATGAATGAAGATGGAAATTTGGTTGGCGAAATTCAAGATAAAGAAGACTGTAAAGTCTGCAATTAA
- a CDS encoding PAS domain-containing protein has protein sequence MKNKLANMMCLDLFLSSQETTDYKTLKKSITPEDSKKLPLVSFDLYNNYFSTKMELLDIKNDINQVKELASKFDWKNNFDTLFNEQNFEAIVITDIHQNIVWVNEGFTKMTGFSKNYALKKTPSFLQGKETSVETKKRIREKIVKNTPFSDIIINYKKDKTPYKCKLKIFPLYNEETTHFIALEKSVASF, from the coding sequence ATGAAAAATAAATTAGCAAATATGATGTGTTTAGATTTGTTTTTATCTTCTCAAGAAACTACAGATTACAAAACACTTAAAAAATCTATTACCCCTGAAGATTCTAAAAAACTACCTTTAGTTAGTTTCGATTTATACAACAATTATTTTTCTACGAAAATGGAACTTTTAGATATTAAAAACGATATCAATCAAGTAAAAGAATTGGCTTCTAAATTCGACTGGAAAAATAATTTCGATACATTATTTAATGAGCAAAATTTTGAGGCAATTGTAATTACAGACATCCATCAAAATATCGTTTGGGTAAATGAAGGGTTTACAAAAATGACTGGGTTTTCTAAAAATTATGCCTTAAAAAAAACGCCATCTTTTTTACAAGGTAAAGAAACTTCTGTGGAAACTAAAAAAAGAATTCGAGAAAAAATTGTAAAAAACACCCCTTTTTCTGATATCATTATCAATTATAAAAAAGACAAAACTCCCTATAAATGTAAGTTGAAAATCTTTCCACTATACAACGAAGAAACAACGCATTTTATTGCTTTAGAGAAATCTGTAGCTTCGTTTTAG
- a CDS encoding YgiQ family radical SAM protein, with the protein MQENKKHLLTDWLPTTNKEVKIRGWEELDVILFSGDAYVDHPSFGPAVIGRILESYGLRVAIVPQPSVNDNLQDFEKLGRPRLFFGVTGGCMDPMVSNYTASKKRRDKDAYTPNGDKGFRPDYATSVYSKILKEKFPDIPVLIGGIEASLRRVTHYDYWSDTLLPTILETSKADMLVYGMGEQPLREIVELLQKGVPFSSLKNIKQTAVLIDKKTEKMPLVKGWEDVTINSHEACLKDKKTFASNFKTIEQESNKLKARRILQDVAGKTLMINPPFPTMTEKEIDGSFDLPFTRLPHPKYNKRGPIPAFEMIKFSINIHRGCFGGCSFCTISAHQGKFIASRSKESVLKEIDKVANMPDFKGYLSDIGGPSANMYQMKGKVQSICDKCVAPSCISPVICSNLDTSHKPLTELYQAVDKHPKIKKSFIGSGIRHDMLVPEFNKNADPKELDAYTEEVMTKHVSGRLKVAPEHTSDPVLKLMRKPSFKYFHKFKERFDKINSKKKLNLQLIPYFISSHPASEVEDMANLAAETKDMGFQLEQVQGFTPTPMTVATVIYYSGYHPYTLKPTKTPKTKKEREDQHKFFFWYKKENKDWIRNTLNKVGRQDLLQKLLPENNSWKRNKKAKAVKNTFDDAVPFNRRKKKASRAPKSKKRR; encoded by the coding sequence ATGCAAGAAAATAAAAAACATCTATTAACAGATTGGTTACCAACCACAAACAAGGAAGTAAAAATTCGTGGGTGGGAAGAATTGGATGTAATTTTATTTAGCGGAGATGCGTATGTAGATCATCCGTCTTTTGGACCTGCTGTAATTGGAAGAATTTTAGAAAGTTACGGTTTAAGAGTCGCAATTGTGCCTCAACCAAGTGTGAATGACAATTTGCAGGATTTCGAAAAATTAGGAAGACCAAGATTGTTTTTTGGCGTAACTGGTGGTTGTATGGATCCCATGGTTTCTAACTATACTGCCAGTAAAAAAAGGCGTGACAAAGATGCCTATACACCTAATGGTGATAAGGGGTTTAGACCAGATTATGCAACTTCGGTTTATTCGAAAATATTAAAAGAAAAGTTTCCAGATATTCCTGTTTTAATTGGTGGAATTGAAGCTTCTTTAAGACGAGTAACGCATTACGATTATTGGTCGGATACGTTGTTGCCAACAATTCTGGAGACGTCAAAAGCAGATATGTTGGTGTATGGAATGGGCGAACAACCTTTGCGTGAAATTGTGGAATTATTACAAAAAGGAGTACCATTTTCGAGTTTAAAAAATATAAAACAAACCGCTGTTTTAATTGATAAAAAAACAGAAAAAATGCCTTTGGTTAAGGGTTGGGAAGATGTAACAATTAATTCTCATGAGGCTTGTTTGAAAGATAAAAAAACGTTTGCTTCTAATTTTAAAACGATAGAACAAGAGTCGAATAAGTTAAAAGCGAGAAGAATTTTACAAGATGTTGCTGGAAAAACGCTGATGATAAATCCGCCTTTTCCTACAATGACAGAAAAGGAAATTGATGGTTCTTTCGATTTACCCTTTACACGTTTACCACATCCAAAATACAACAAGCGTGGGCCAATACCTGCGTTTGAAATGATAAAATTTTCGATAAATATTCATAGAGGCTGTTTTGGTGGATGTAGTTTTTGTACAATTTCTGCACATCAAGGAAAATTTATTGCAAGTAGAAGTAAAGAATCGGTTTTAAAAGAAATTGATAAAGTGGCAAATATGCCAGATTTTAAAGGATACTTGTCTGATATTGGTGGGCCTTCTGCCAATATGTATCAAATGAAAGGAAAAGTACAATCTATTTGCGACAAATGTGTGGCTCCAAGTTGTATTTCGCCTGTAATTTGTTCTAATTTAGATACTTCACACAAACCTTTAACGGAATTATATCAAGCAGTTGATAAGCATCCGAAAATTAAAAAGTCTTTTATTGGAAGTGGAATAAGGCATGATATGTTGGTGCCAGAATTCAACAAAAATGCAGACCCAAAAGAGTTAGATGCGTACACAGAGGAAGTAATGACAAAACATGTTTCTGGTCGTTTAAAAGTAGCACCAGAACATACTTCTGATCCCGTTTTAAAGTTGATGCGTAAACCTTCTTTTAAATATTTTCATAAGTTTAAAGAGCGTTTCGATAAAATAAATAGTAAGAAGAAATTAAACCTTCAATTGATTCCTTATTTTATATCAAGTCATCCTGCAAGTGAAGTAGAAGATATGGCAAATTTGGCTGCAGAAACAAAAGATATGGGTTTTCAATTGGAACAAGTTCAGGGTTTTACGCCAACTCCAATGACAGTTGCCACTGTTATTTATTATTCAGGATATCATCCTTATACCTTAAAACCAACCAAAACTCCGAAAACAAAAAAGGAGCGTGAAGACCAACATAAATTTTTCTTTTGGTACAAAAAAGAAAATAAAGATTGGATTCGAAATACCTTAAACAAGGTTGGTAGACAAGATTTGCTTCAAAAATTATTACCAGAAAATAATTCTTGGAAAAGGAATAAAAAGGCAAAAGCTGTAAAAAATACTTTTGATGATGCTGTGCCTTTTAATAGAAGAAAGAAGAAGGCGAGTAGAGCTCCTAAAAGTAAGAAGAGGAGGTAG
- a CDS encoding DJ-1/PfpI family protein produces the protein MNKFFCIIGLILFVGCVSKVEEKKSVEVLKPVQHKKIFAKLEKDRYNVAFLIMDGTFNTELTAPFDIFQHTIFRENIKAMNVFTVANTNKPITTFEGMRILPDFNYLKDSLPKIDILVVPSAEHHLDSDLEDKEMIGFLQKVDKEATYVTSHCDGAFVLAKAGLLKDKVSTTFPSDINKMRKMFPTLDVRKDVLFVHDGKYITSAGGAKSFEAALYLCEFLYGKEVAKLLAGGLVIDWNVDKVPHLVVK, from the coding sequence ATGAATAAATTCTTTTGTATAATAGGTTTAATCCTTTTTGTTGGTTGTGTTTCTAAAGTTGAAGAAAAAAAATCTGTTGAGGTACTAAAACCAGTTCAACATAAAAAAATATTTGCAAAATTAGAAAAAGACAGATACAATGTTGCTTTTCTAATAATGGATGGAACTTTCAATACAGAATTAACAGCACCTTTCGATATTTTTCAGCATACTATTTTTAGAGAAAACATAAAAGCGATGAATGTTTTTACAGTCGCAAATACAAACAAACCAATAACCACTTTCGAAGGAATGCGAATTCTGCCCGACTTTAATTACTTAAAAGACAGCCTGCCAAAAATAGATATTTTAGTAGTTCCTTCAGCCGAACATCATTTAGATTCCGATTTAGAAGACAAGGAAATGATTGGCTTTCTACAAAAAGTAGATAAAGAAGCAACATACGTAACATCTCATTGCGATGGTGCATTTGTATTAGCAAAAGCAGGTTTGTTAAAAGACAAAGTTTCCACAACTTTTCCTAGTGATATTAATAAAATGAGAAAAATGTTCCCAACTTTAGATGTTAGAAAAGATGTTTTATTTGTCCACGATGGAAAATACATAACATCTGCAGGAGGCGCAAAATCTTTCGAAGCGGCTTTGTATTTGTGTGAATTTCTTTATGGAAAAGAAGTGGCGAAATTGCTTGCTGGTGGTTTGGTAATTGATTGGAATGTAGATAAAGTTCCTCATTTGGTTGTTAAGTAA